A part of Gambusia affinis linkage group LG19, SWU_Gaff_1.0, whole genome shotgun sequence genomic DNA contains:
- the LOC122822233 gene encoding uncharacterized protein LOC122822233 isoform X2 — MLTSQHGTVELCNWIMMATDETTGPAVPPALPPRIYRRNSSAVPHSQPVKPPRKSKTQEPPSDLDVGSENIYEDPDALLTSNPDVSQPEAKPRPIPHPRSKHKLNAQHDTNNTTTANYIHTINSGHNDNAANIAYVTKTAFDANTTQNTNSSTFNTKTIYETGTTTNANAASKSHNSRRPSSTVSSTVDSTYNTVRSNKTHNSNPAKSSDRTGNTKNDPSYERRKNADENLIPRSTHQPPLPTPKTKDVKSTAAESPEIYHMGTNSSTSAKARDVKSRHRASNSSRPLMHHSSSMLDLLSVESHQNGKNSNHYMTPQSARRALLPPLPPESKGPNSTAPDASQDYTPGTNSNASVKNPPPLPPPRVETIYPLYCDKRNPTSQHRDNRNRHGPRSPLYHSASMLDLSGETSSETSSLYDPEMELYYASRSSLYTDNVNPPYITALPNDYYNGPWTRARRYEDDNQSTYSDIYQLSQDDITELLQWFKRVSRQSDTMSLYGLSMADEMRSFHQQAKHVRKARRLYNLLMKKRKEPLQKVLDEFKAICEKLEKVQKANKTMGIAGGTTSAVGGVAAVVGIALAPLTMGTSLIATAVGAGIVATSAGGFGATVAKANKKIVNRETVEKLVNAYKSDVADLERCLNYILCLMKELQRHNTGKLSRAGAHPDALRMADLSQVVSNKLYNIRQMSPNNPGGLTSESMLKQFESEFDEYFTEKKGQKLNKSNKSKFLTRVGTLVKNLQEELNYLDQMWDVLT, encoded by the exons ATGCTCACCAGTCAACACGGGACAGTAGAGCTCTGCAACTGGATCATGATG GCTACAGACGAAACAACTGGACCTGCAGTCCCACCTGCACTCCCTCCTCGAATCTATCGCAGGAACTCCTCTGCCGTCCCTCACTCACAG CCAGTAAAACCCCCAAGGAAAAGCAAGACACAAGAGCCTCCGAGCGACTTGGATGTAGGATCTGAAAATATCTACGAAGACCCGGATGCATtactg ACTTCTAACCCAGATGTGAGTCAGCCAGAGGCTAAACCCAGGCCCATACCTCACCCAAGAAGCAAACACAAACTAAATGCCCAACATGACACCAACAACACAACCACAGCAAACTACATCCACACGATCAACTCAGGACACAACGATAACGCCGCCAACATAGcttatgtgacaaaaacagcTTTCGATGCCAACACAACACAGAATACCAACAGCTCAACCTTCAACACTAAAACAATCTACGAGACTGGAACGACCACCAACGCTAATGCGGCTTCCAAATCCCACAACTCCAGAAGACCCAGTTCAACCGTCTCTAGCACAGTCGACTCAACCTACAACACAGTCAGATCCAACAAGACCCACAATTCCAACCCGGCTAAGTCTTCAGACAGAACAGGCAACACAAAGAACGATCCA AGTTACGAAAGAAGGAAGAACGCCGATGAGAACTTGATACCTCGCTCTACTCACCAGCCTCCCCTTCCCACGCCTAAGACCAAAGATGTAAaatcaacagcagcagaaagtcCAGAGATTTATCATATGGGAACTAATTCAAGTACAAGTGCGAAG GCCAGAGATGTGAAAAGCAGACATAGAGCTTCAAATTCATCTCGACCTCTTATGCATCACAGCAGCTCAATGTTGGACCTGTTGAGTGTTGAG AGTCACCAAAACGGAAAGAACTCAAACCACTACATGACACCTCAGTCTGCTCGCCGAGCTCTTCTTCCACCGTTACCTCCCGAGTCCAAAGGTCCGAACTCAACAGCACCAGATGCTTCACAGGATTATACCCCAGGAACAAACTCAAATGCAAGTGTTAAG AATCcgcctcctctgcctcctcctcgCGTGGAAACTATCTACCCTCTATATTGCGACAAAAGAAATCCTACTTCACAG CATAGagacaacagaaacagacatgGGCCTCGATCGCCTCTCTACCACAGCGCCTCAATGTTGGACCTGTCAGGCGAAACG AGCAGTGAAACATCGTCTTTGTACGACCCTGAAATGGAACTTTACTACGCTTCACGATCATCTCTATACACTGACAACGTGAACCCTCCGTACATAACAGCTTTACCAAATGATTATTACAACGGG CCATGGACACGAGCACGACGTTATGAAGACGATAACCAGAGCACCTACAGCGACATATATCAACTCTCTCAGGAT GATATCACTGAGCTGCTGCAGTGGTTTAAGAGAGTATCTA GACAATCTGACACCATGTCGCTGTATGGCCTCAGTATGGCGGATGAAATGAG ATCCTTCCATCAGCAGGCCAAGCATGTGAGAAAAGCCCGACGCCTCTACAACCTTCTCATGAAGAAACGCAAGGAACCCCTACAGAAGGTCCTCGACGAGTTCAAGGCCATctgtgaaaaactggaaaaagtgcagaaagcaaataaaaccatGGGAATAGCCGGTGGTACAACAAGTGCAGTAGGGGGCGTGGCCGCAGTGGTGGGCATCGCCTTGGCCCCTCTTACCATGGGAACCTCACTGATCGCGACAGCTGTTGGGGCTGGCATTGTCGCGACATCGGCCGGAGGTTTCGGCGCGACAGTCGCCAAGGCCAACAAGAAGATTGTGAACAGGGAGACAGTCGAGAAGCTTGTAAATGCCTACAAGTCAGATGTTGCCGACCTGGAGCGTTGTCTGAATTACATCCTCTGTCTGATGAAGGAGCTGCAAAGACACAACACTGGCAAGCTAAGCAGGGCGGGAGCACACCCGGACGCGCTCAGGATGGCGGATCTGTCGCAGGTTGTGTCCAACAAACTTTACAATATCAGGCAGATGTCTCCTAACAACCCTGGAGGGCTGACGTCTGAGAGTATGCTTAAGCAATTTGAATCGGAGTTTGATGAGTATTTCACGGAGAAGAAAGGCCAGAAGCTGAACAAGTCGAATAAGAGCAAGTTTTTAACCAGAGTTGGCACTCTGGTTAAAAACCTGCAAGAGGAACTCAATTATCTGGATCAAATGTGGGACGTGTTAACTTAA
- the LOC122822233 gene encoding uncharacterized protein LOC122822233 isoform X1, producing MCRNCKVLLTCLEQRIPEIAEATDETTGPAVPPALPPRIYRRNSSAVPHSQPVKPPRKSKTQEPPSDLDVGSENIYEDPDALLTSNPDVSQPEAKPRPIPHPRSKHKLNAQHDTNNTTTANYIHTINSGHNDNAANIAYVTKTAFDANTTQNTNSSTFNTKTIYETGTTTNANAASKSHNSRRPSSTVSSTVDSTYNTVRSNKTHNSNPAKSSDRTGNTKNDPSYERRKNADENLIPRSTHQPPLPTPKTKDVKSTAAESPEIYHMGTNSSTSAKARDVKSRHRASNSSRPLMHHSSSMLDLLSVESHQNGKNSNHYMTPQSARRALLPPLPPESKGPNSTAPDASQDYTPGTNSNASVKNPPPLPPPRVETIYPLYCDKRNPTSQHRDNRNRHGPRSPLYHSASMLDLSGETSSETSSLYDPEMELYYASRSSLYTDNVNPPYITALPNDYYNGPWTRARRYEDDNQSTYSDIYQLSQDDITELLQWFKRVSRQSDTMSLYGLSMADEMRSFHQQAKHVRKARRLYNLLMKKRKEPLQKVLDEFKAICEKLEKVQKANKTMGIAGGTTSAVGGVAAVVGIALAPLTMGTSLIATAVGAGIVATSAGGFGATVAKANKKIVNRETVEKLVNAYKSDVADLERCLNYILCLMKELQRHNTGKLSRAGAHPDALRMADLSQVVSNKLYNIRQMSPNNPGGLTSESMLKQFESEFDEYFTEKKGQKLNKSNKSKFLTRVGTLVKNLQEELNYLDQMWDVLT from the exons ATGTGCAGAAACTGTAAAGTGTTGTTGACATGTTTAGAGCAAAGAATTCCAGAGATTGCTGAG GCTACAGACGAAACAACTGGACCTGCAGTCCCACCTGCACTCCCTCCTCGAATCTATCGCAGGAACTCCTCTGCCGTCCCTCACTCACAG CCAGTAAAACCCCCAAGGAAAAGCAAGACACAAGAGCCTCCGAGCGACTTGGATGTAGGATCTGAAAATATCTACGAAGACCCGGATGCATtactg ACTTCTAACCCAGATGTGAGTCAGCCAGAGGCTAAACCCAGGCCCATACCTCACCCAAGAAGCAAACACAAACTAAATGCCCAACATGACACCAACAACACAACCACAGCAAACTACATCCACACGATCAACTCAGGACACAACGATAACGCCGCCAACATAGcttatgtgacaaaaacagcTTTCGATGCCAACACAACACAGAATACCAACAGCTCAACCTTCAACACTAAAACAATCTACGAGACTGGAACGACCACCAACGCTAATGCGGCTTCCAAATCCCACAACTCCAGAAGACCCAGTTCAACCGTCTCTAGCACAGTCGACTCAACCTACAACACAGTCAGATCCAACAAGACCCACAATTCCAACCCGGCTAAGTCTTCAGACAGAACAGGCAACACAAAGAACGATCCA AGTTACGAAAGAAGGAAGAACGCCGATGAGAACTTGATACCTCGCTCTACTCACCAGCCTCCCCTTCCCACGCCTAAGACCAAAGATGTAAaatcaacagcagcagaaagtcCAGAGATTTATCATATGGGAACTAATTCAAGTACAAGTGCGAAG GCCAGAGATGTGAAAAGCAGACATAGAGCTTCAAATTCATCTCGACCTCTTATGCATCACAGCAGCTCAATGTTGGACCTGTTGAGTGTTGAG AGTCACCAAAACGGAAAGAACTCAAACCACTACATGACACCTCAGTCTGCTCGCCGAGCTCTTCTTCCACCGTTACCTCCCGAGTCCAAAGGTCCGAACTCAACAGCACCAGATGCTTCACAGGATTATACCCCAGGAACAAACTCAAATGCAAGTGTTAAG AATCcgcctcctctgcctcctcctcgCGTGGAAACTATCTACCCTCTATATTGCGACAAAAGAAATCCTACTTCACAG CATAGagacaacagaaacagacatgGGCCTCGATCGCCTCTCTACCACAGCGCCTCAATGTTGGACCTGTCAGGCGAAACG AGCAGTGAAACATCGTCTTTGTACGACCCTGAAATGGAACTTTACTACGCTTCACGATCATCTCTATACACTGACAACGTGAACCCTCCGTACATAACAGCTTTACCAAATGATTATTACAACGGG CCATGGACACGAGCACGACGTTATGAAGACGATAACCAGAGCACCTACAGCGACATATATCAACTCTCTCAGGAT GATATCACTGAGCTGCTGCAGTGGTTTAAGAGAGTATCTA GACAATCTGACACCATGTCGCTGTATGGCCTCAGTATGGCGGATGAAATGAG ATCCTTCCATCAGCAGGCCAAGCATGTGAGAAAAGCCCGACGCCTCTACAACCTTCTCATGAAGAAACGCAAGGAACCCCTACAGAAGGTCCTCGACGAGTTCAAGGCCATctgtgaaaaactggaaaaagtgcagaaagcaaataaaaccatGGGAATAGCCGGTGGTACAACAAGTGCAGTAGGGGGCGTGGCCGCAGTGGTGGGCATCGCCTTGGCCCCTCTTACCATGGGAACCTCACTGATCGCGACAGCTGTTGGGGCTGGCATTGTCGCGACATCGGCCGGAGGTTTCGGCGCGACAGTCGCCAAGGCCAACAAGAAGATTGTGAACAGGGAGACAGTCGAGAAGCTTGTAAATGCCTACAAGTCAGATGTTGCCGACCTGGAGCGTTGTCTGAATTACATCCTCTGTCTGATGAAGGAGCTGCAAAGACACAACACTGGCAAGCTAAGCAGGGCGGGAGCACACCCGGACGCGCTCAGGATGGCGGATCTGTCGCAGGTTGTGTCCAACAAACTTTACAATATCAGGCAGATGTCTCCTAACAACCCTGGAGGGCTGACGTCTGAGAGTATGCTTAAGCAATTTGAATCGGAGTTTGATGAGTATTTCACGGAGAAGAAAGGCCAGAAGCTGAACAAGTCGAATAAGAGCAAGTTTTTAACCAGAGTTGGCACTCTGGTTAAAAACCTGCAAGAGGAACTCAATTATCTGGATCAAATGTGGGACGTGTTAACTTAA
- the atf4b gene encoding activating transcription factor 4b gives MTMTSSQFGLEDMEALLWGPSSPMVDAIDLAFLHPDKDGRQEGRQEGRGGSPPGRVSPLASSALSSSSSPPPFYSPPPSPPALDFGGDKAGTESDLLPLSWLDHPVQPRSSQMVSGDSKDDALSDLDWMAERVDLSDFDLDSLIGSCSPVEDAPSSPEDLLASLDCPMELDSFPLPTLSSAPSASFAHVPSVTAVGESESLTGGQEVPSSPLLVPEPQEELEVKSEPASPGPSPCVVDSPSSPAFTLDLGSEVDISESEVKPVVASVVPQVPKIVLSLSPTRIVLVLTPKNGVGVTPAAAPRSPPASPPQKSPRSRPYPDPKHRASPPPPSTDDLKSGLAASGTERSTSKAPRDKKQKKMEQNKTAATRYRQKKRAEQDALLVEHAQLERKNVELTEKAESMAREIEYLKELMEEVRQTRLKKGLSADP, from the exons ATGACGATGACAAGCTCACAGTTTGGCCTGGAAGACATGGAGGCCCTTCTCTGGGGGCCTTCCTCTCCCATGGTTGATGCCATAGACCTCGCGTTTCTTCACCCTGACAAAGACGGACGACAGGAAGGACGACAGGAAGGCAGAGGAGGCTCGCCGCCGGGGCGTGTGTCGCCCCTCGCCTCCTCGGCactttcttcttcatcctcCCCTCCGCCGTTCTACTCTCCTCCTCCCTCACCGCCAGCACTTGACTTTGGCGGGGACAAAGCCGGAACGGAGTCCGACCTGCTCCCCCTCTCTTGGTTGGACCACCCCGTTCAGCCGAGATCGAGTCAGATGGTTTCGGGGGACAGCAAAG ACGATGCGCTCAGCGATCTGGACTGGATGGCTGAGAGGGTGGATCTAAGTGACTTTGACCTGGACTCCCTGATTGGCTCCTGCAGTCCTGTTGAAGATGCCCCCAGCTCTCCAGAAGATCTCCTTGCTTCCCTGGATTGTCCTATGGAGCTCGACTCCTTCCCCCTGCCAACCCTCTCAAGTGCTCCTTCTGCTTCCTTTGCCCATGTCCCCTCTGTCACCGCAGTAGGCGAGTCTGAATCCCTCACTGGTGGGCAAGAAGTTCCCTCCTCCCCGCTCCTGGTCCCAGAGCCTCAAGAGGAGCTTGAAGTCAAGTCCGAACCTGCTTCTCCCGGCCCGTCCCCCTGCGTGGTCGACTCCCCGTCCTCTCCGGCCTTCACGCTGGACCTGGGAAGCGAGGTGGACATCTCCGAGAGCGAGGTGAAGCCCGTCGTAGCCTCCGTGGTGCCTCAGGTACCAAAGATCGTACTCTCACTGTCCCCGACGCGCATCGTCCTCGTTCTGACTCCCAAAAACGGCGTTGGGGTCACACCGGCTGCCGCTCCTCGCTCCCCGCCGGCCTCTCCGCCGCAGAAGTCCCCCAGAAGCAGGCCCTACCCTGATCCCAAGCACAGAGCCAGCCCACCCCCACCCAGCACTGATGATTTAAAGTCTGGCCTGGCTGCAAGCGGAACTGAAAGGTCAACTTCGAAAGCGCCAAGGGacaagaagcagaagaagatggagcaGAATAAGACGGCCGCCACGCGCTACAGGCAGAAGAAGAGAGCGGAGCAAGACGCTCTACTGGTGGAGCACGCTCAGCTGGAGAGGAAGAACGTGGAGCTGACGGAGAAGGCCGAATCCATGGCCAGGGAGATCGAGTATCTGAAAGAGCTGATGGAGGAAGTTCGCCAGACGAGGCTTAAAAAGGGGCTTAGTGCTGACCCCTAG